The following proteins are encoded in a genomic region of Nonomuraea muscovyensis:
- a CDS encoding alpha/beta fold hydrolase, with product MTNANAAHSGWSGMLPVEDTALAVTDTGGTATPVVYLNGSYASQRHWRPVIDDLGPGWRHITYDERARGKSKKSADYSFEACVRDLDAVLRARKVERPILVGWSYGALLGVHWAARYPDRVAGVVGVDGPFPSGWTDDAGHERIRRLFHKVRWALPMARLVGNAARMSAEQHADINIEAHILHAALEPVLNSLTVPVRYVVGSGEALGSKNDEQEQMRTTLNPVLARNPNLAISAKVASNHGTIVRKDFRAIAEATREVAALTRERR from the coding sequence ATGACGAACGCAAACGCGGCCCACTCGGGCTGGAGTGGCATGTTGCCGGTGGAAGACACCGCACTGGCCGTGACCGACACCGGCGGGACAGCTACCCCCGTGGTCTACCTGAACGGTTCCTACGCCAGCCAGCGGCACTGGCGACCCGTCATCGACGACCTGGGGCCGGGGTGGCGGCACATCACCTACGACGAGCGGGCTCGCGGCAAATCGAAGAAGTCAGCTGACTACTCCTTCGAGGCCTGCGTCCGGGACCTCGACGCCGTCCTGAGAGCCAGGAAGGTGGAGCGGCCGATCCTGGTGGGCTGGTCCTATGGCGCGCTGCTCGGGGTGCACTGGGCCGCCCGGTACCCGGACCGCGTCGCCGGCGTGGTCGGGGTCGACGGCCCGTTCCCGTCCGGCTGGACCGACGATGCCGGCCACGAACGCATCCGGCGGCTGTTCCACAAGGTCCGGTGGGCGTTGCCGATGGCGCGCCTCGTCGGCAACGCCGCGCGGATGAGCGCCGAACAGCATGCCGACATCAACATCGAGGCCCACATCCTCCACGCCGCTCTCGAACCTGTCCTCAACAGCCTGACCGTCCCGGTCCGCTACGTGGTCGGCTCGGGAGAGGCCCTGGGAAGCAAGAATGATGAACAGGAGCAGATGCGCACTACCCTCAACCCTGTGCTAGCCCGTAACCCGAACCTCGCGATCAGTGCGAAGGTCGCCAGCAACCACGGCACGATCGTGCGCAAGGATTTCCGCGCCATCGCCGAGGCCACCCGCGAGGTCGCCGCCCTCACCCGCGAAAGGCGCTGA
- a CDS encoding MerR family transcriptional regulator: MVGGVTIGQAAAFANITIKTIRHYHQLGLVDEPHRDSSGYRRYSSSDLLRLVQVRTLAESGVPLSEISALLDADPQRFAADLAEVKRRLTERIEELITRRDLLDRLANGDRTLLPDRACALLDRAAGLGFTSDEVAAYREGMVLTRALIPDGFDDYLTKAEHALDDTRFVDLNKQCWAAKDLDPDDPRIKELATALADRFLANPALLAIPNGLQARTDATRYGLLNHHGEDQAPAMARLTTLVEAKLRSAGVDIPHQ; the protein is encoded by the coding sequence ATGGTCGGCGGCGTCACCATCGGCCAGGCGGCGGCCTTCGCCAACATCACGATCAAGACCATACGCCACTACCACCAGCTCGGCTTGGTCGACGAACCGCACCGCGACAGTTCTGGCTATCGCCGCTACAGCTCGTCCGACCTGCTGCGGCTGGTCCAGGTCCGGACCCTGGCCGAGTCCGGCGTACCACTGTCCGAGATCAGCGCCCTGCTCGACGCCGACCCGCAGCGGTTCGCCGCCGACCTGGCCGAGGTCAAGCGGCGGCTGACCGAGCGGATCGAGGAGCTGATCACGCGCCGCGACCTGCTGGACCGGCTGGCCAACGGTGACCGGACCCTGCTGCCCGACCGGGCCTGCGCGCTGCTGGACCGGGCCGCCGGCCTCGGCTTCACCTCCGACGAGGTGGCCGCCTACCGCGAGGGCATGGTGCTGACCAGGGCCCTGATCCCCGACGGCTTCGACGACTACCTCACCAAGGCCGAGCACGCCCTCGACGACACCCGGTTCGTCGACTTGAACAAGCAATGCTGGGCCGCCAAGGACCTGGATCCCGACGACCCCCGCATCAAGGAACTCGCGACCGCCCTGGCCGACCGCTTCCTGGCCAACCCCGCGTTGCTCGCGATCCCGAACGGCCTGCAGGCCCGCACCGACGCCACCCGCTACGGCCTGCTCAACCACCACGGCGAAGACCAGGCACCGGCCATGGCCCGGCTGACCACGCTGGTCGAGGCGAAACTGCGCTCCGCCGGCGTGGACATCCCCCACCAATGA
- a CDS encoding MFS transporter: protein MTTLQAAPARATYREVFAVGQFRVLFTGYTLFLGGETVKMLALSVTVYAGTGSPLLAALAYVAGFLPYALGGTLLLAYADRWPPRAVMVGYDLVRAAVAAVLAAGLLSPTAMLVLVFVTGIPSAVASAARSALLPELLDGDRYVLGRAVFSMAAGGTQVLGFAVGAMLIAALGPYGALWITVASCLLSAALLRLRLAERPRRGTAAGYAVRETWRVNRELLRRPAIRSLLLAQWLPPALMVGAEGVLVPYAVQIGMPDSAGLLFTAVALGMFTGDLAIGRLVTPARRERLAGPLALLLGAPLLGFVLSPGPVTAALLLAVSGFGVAYQLGLARRFLEAVPEANRGQAFGLALTGTMTLQGLFAAGGGALGEVSAPGLVVGAAGAASLLAVWGLRRVLTSPSA from the coding sequence ATGACGACACTCCAGGCCGCACCGGCGCGGGCCACCTACCGCGAGGTGTTCGCGGTAGGCCAGTTCCGCGTGCTGTTCACCGGCTACACGCTCTTCCTCGGCGGCGAGACGGTGAAGATGCTCGCGCTCTCGGTGACCGTCTACGCCGGCACCGGCTCGCCCCTGCTGGCCGCGCTGGCCTACGTCGCCGGCTTCCTGCCCTACGCCCTCGGCGGCACGCTGCTGCTGGCGTACGCCGACCGGTGGCCGCCGCGGGCCGTGATGGTCGGCTACGACCTGGTCCGCGCCGCGGTCGCCGCTGTGCTCGCCGCCGGGCTGCTCTCTCCCACCGCGATGCTGGTGCTGGTGTTCGTCACCGGCATCCCCAGCGCGGTCGCCTCCGCGGCGCGCAGCGCGCTGCTGCCCGAACTGCTCGACGGCGACCGGTACGTGCTCGGCCGGGCCGTATTCTCCATGGCCGCCGGCGGCACGCAGGTGCTCGGCTTCGCCGTGGGCGCAATGCTGATCGCGGCGCTCGGCCCGTACGGTGCGCTCTGGATCACCGTGGCGAGCTGCCTGCTGTCCGCCGCGCTGCTACGCCTGCGGCTGGCCGAGCGGCCGCGCCGCGGCACGGCCGCAGGGTACGCGGTACGCGAGACCTGGCGCGTCAATCGCGAACTGCTGCGCCGGCCGGCGATCCGTTCGCTGCTGCTGGCCCAGTGGCTGCCGCCCGCGCTCATGGTCGGCGCCGAGGGCGTGCTCGTCCCGTACGCCGTCCAGATCGGCATGCCGGACTCGGCCGGGCTGCTGTTCACCGCCGTGGCGCTCGGCATGTTCACCGGCGACCTCGCGATCGGCCGGCTGGTCACCCCGGCACGAAGGGAACGGCTGGCCGGGCCGCTGGCACTGCTGCTCGGCGCGCCGCTGCTCGGGTTCGTGCTCTCGCCCGGGCCGGTCACCGCGGCCCTGCTGCTCGCCGTGTCCGGGTTCGGGGTCGCGTACCAGTTGGGGCTGGCTCGGCGCTTCCTGGAGGCGGTGCCGGAGGCGAACCGAGGCCAGGCCTTCGGGCTGGCGCTGACCGGGACCATGACGTTGCAGGGGCTGTTCGCGGCCGGCGGCGGGGCGTTGGGCGAGGTGTCAGCGCCCGGCCTGGTCGTCGGCGCGGCGGGCGCGGCGTCCCTGCTGGCCGTATGGGGTCTCCGGCGCGTGCTCACGTCGCCGAGCGCGTAG
- a CDS encoding ArsR/SmtB family transcription factor yields MLAIEVGPVDVAHTRYAISPLGEAMNALRVAAGKQPAGPLRPWAERIAPRYARLLCETPAVGALTTLFRRGGYNADFIHPPPSGLGDDFAVELAAVRATPLRQVRAEIARNLVGLRTPPRHVQRILAAPDVLTRLSDAIEATWHALVEPDWPRLRTVLERDLVHRAGNLAMHGWAAALSDLDPRVGWRSEGDDGVIEVRTGPRNEWERHRLGGKGLLLMPTVFGTLISYVEPPWPYALVYPARGVANLLGPPPPQGGAAALARLVGPYRAQVLRALAVPATTTQLVRQLGLSLGAVGGHLAVLRESGLVTRTRTGRSVRYERTPLGGILAGD; encoded by the coding sequence ATGCTTGCCATCGAAGTCGGGCCGGTCGACGTGGCGCACACCCGCTACGCGATCTCGCCGCTGGGTGAAGCGATGAACGCGCTGCGGGTCGCGGCGGGCAAGCAGCCGGCCGGGCCGCTGCGGCCCTGGGCGGAGCGCATCGCGCCGCGGTACGCGCGGCTGCTCTGCGAGACGCCCGCGGTCGGGGCGCTGACAACGCTGTTCCGCCGCGGCGGCTACAACGCCGACTTCATCCATCCTCCGCCTTCGGGCCTCGGCGACGACTTCGCCGTCGAACTCGCCGCGGTGCGGGCGACCCCGCTGCGCCAGGTTCGCGCGGAGATCGCCCGCAACCTGGTCGGGCTGCGTACGCCGCCGCGCCACGTCCAGCGGATCCTGGCCGCCCCGGACGTGCTCACCCGGCTTTCGGACGCGATCGAGGCGACCTGGCACGCGCTGGTCGAGCCCGACTGGCCGCGGCTGCGTACGGTGCTGGAGCGCGACCTGGTGCACCGCGCCGGGAACCTCGCCATGCACGGCTGGGCCGCGGCGCTGTCCGACCTGGATCCGCGGGTGGGCTGGCGCTCCGAGGGGGACGACGGTGTGATCGAGGTGCGCACCGGCCCCCGGAACGAGTGGGAGCGGCACCGGCTGGGCGGCAAGGGACTGCTGCTGATGCCGACCGTCTTCGGCACCCTCATCAGCTACGTCGAGCCGCCCTGGCCGTACGCCCTGGTGTATCCGGCGCGTGGCGTCGCGAACCTGCTCGGGCCGCCGCCCCCGCAGGGCGGTGCGGCGGCGCTGGCGCGGCTGGTCGGCCCGTACCGCGCGCAGGTGCTGCGGGCGCTCGCGGTGCCGGCGACGACCACGCAGTTGGTCCGCCAGCTGGGTCTCAGCCTCGGCGCAGTCGGCGGCCACCTGGCCGTGCTGCGCGAATCTGGCCTGGTCACGCGGACGCGGACCGGCCGATCCGTGCGCTACGAGCGCACCCCTCTGGGCGGGATCCTGGCCGGCGACTGA
- a CDS encoding helix-turn-helix transcriptional regulator has translation MAATSARTLKLLSIFGIGATLTAEELATRLGASVRTVRRDIDTLRDLGYEIEAVRGAGGGYRLGRATRLPPVVFDEDQAVATAVALQTVPTVLSGIRENAARALATLHQAMPARSRLHAEAFTVSSARNYWEFPAPPIDAEVVRAVGSAINRQHLLRVDYTGDGEPVTLTLEPHGLVVWAARWYLVAFDPDADRWRAMRVDRIKPHMPTHTPFDRRDIPHGDPVAFVMTAHDRGDAAAEWQCRGSAIVALPASTVARFAPGGSTVGYDTENTCRLTLGAWSWPGLAGLLLTFDADITDIEPAELRQALHSLRTRIGKGLGPDRHDR, from the coding sequence ATGGCTGCTACCTCCGCGCGGACGCTCAAGCTGCTGTCGATCTTCGGGATCGGTGCGACCCTGACCGCCGAGGAACTCGCCACCCGACTCGGAGCGTCGGTGAGAACCGTGCGTCGCGATATCGATACGCTCCGGGACCTCGGGTACGAGATCGAGGCCGTCCGCGGAGCCGGTGGAGGATATCGGCTCGGTCGCGCCACCCGCTTGCCGCCGGTCGTATTCGATGAAGACCAGGCCGTCGCCACGGCCGTCGCACTCCAGACCGTGCCGACGGTCCTGTCCGGCATCCGCGAGAACGCGGCCCGTGCTCTCGCCACTCTGCACCAGGCGATGCCCGCGCGCAGCCGCCTGCATGCCGAAGCGTTCACCGTCTCTTCAGCCCGCAACTACTGGGAGTTCCCCGCGCCACCGATCGACGCCGAGGTCGTCCGCGCCGTTGGCAGCGCGATCAACCGGCAGCACCTCCTTCGCGTGGACTACACCGGTGACGGCGAACCTGTCACGCTCACGCTGGAACCGCACGGCCTCGTGGTCTGGGCCGCACGCTGGTACCTGGTCGCCTTCGACCCGGATGCGGATCGATGGCGCGCGATGCGCGTGGACCGCATCAAGCCACACATGCCCACGCACACCCCCTTCGACCGACGTGACATCCCCCACGGCGATCCCGTCGCCTTCGTCATGACCGCACACGACCGCGGAGACGCCGCCGCCGAATGGCAATGCCGCGGCTCGGCCATCGTCGCCCTGCCCGCCTCCACCGTCGCCCGGTTCGCCCCCGGCGGATCAACAGTCGGGTACGACACCGAAAACACTTGCCGACTCACGCTCGGCGCATGGTCATGGCCAGGACTGGCAGGACTGCTCCTCACCTTCGACGCCGACATCACAGACATCGAACCGGCCGAACTCAGGCAAGCCCTGCACTCCCTGCGCACCCGAATCGGCAAGGGACTCGGACCCGACCGGCATGACCGGTGA
- a CDS encoding MFS transporter, whose translation MVADMTDSPSPREGTRTAEASQALTASAGATTALLVVLFGSFMDLLDATIVTVAAPAIAQDLGAGDAQIQWTIAAYTLALGAGLITGGRLGDQYGRKRLFMIGLAGFMVTSALCALAVDPGMLIGMRAGQGLTAGIMVPQVFGIIRASFAPGERAKAFGAYGAVQGLASVAGPLLGGLLVDANLFDLGWRTIFWINVPVSILALIIGAKALPESRSASTARLDLPGALLAATGILLLLLPIIQTETWGWTWAGYALLAAGITVLAIFLAYERRLTERGDEPVFDPALLRIRAFAVGLSASVLFFGGIGSYFLTLSIYLQNGTGRTAWETGLVILPYALGSIITSGLGVALAAKAGRTLLITGSLTIAASQLVLWFIVKDGTDPGYWLLALALFIGGLGLGLAAPILVNVVLAGVPGRNAGAAGGVLSTVNQIGGAVGIAVLGTFFFTAVTDSATGAPVLPDYSHALSIVLIVSAALYLITALVMLALPKAAVEHAE comes from the coding sequence ATGGTGGCCGACATGACCGATTCACCGAGCCCACGAGAGGGCACCCGCACAGCTGAGGCTTCCCAGGCACTCACCGCCAGCGCCGGCGCGACCACGGCGCTGTTGGTGGTGCTCTTCGGTTCCTTCATGGACCTTCTCGACGCGACGATCGTCACCGTCGCGGCCCCGGCGATAGCCCAAGACCTGGGCGCCGGCGACGCTCAGATCCAGTGGACGATCGCGGCCTACACCCTCGCCCTGGGCGCGGGCCTGATCACCGGTGGACGGCTCGGTGATCAGTACGGCCGCAAGCGGCTGTTCATGATCGGGCTAGCCGGGTTCATGGTCACCTCGGCGCTGTGCGCGCTGGCCGTCGATCCGGGGATGCTCATCGGCATGCGGGCCGGGCAGGGACTGACCGCCGGAATCATGGTCCCGCAGGTGTTCGGGATCATCCGGGCATCATTCGCTCCGGGCGAGCGCGCCAAGGCGTTCGGCGCCTACGGAGCGGTTCAGGGCCTCGCCTCGGTCGCCGGCCCGTTGCTGGGCGGGCTGCTCGTCGACGCCAACCTGTTCGACCTGGGCTGGCGCACGATCTTCTGGATCAACGTGCCGGTCTCGATCCTGGCGCTCATCATCGGCGCGAAAGCCCTGCCGGAGTCCCGCTCCGCCTCGACCGCGCGACTGGACCTCCCAGGCGCGCTCCTCGCGGCCACGGGCATCCTTCTCCTGCTGCTGCCGATCATCCAGACCGAGACATGGGGATGGACCTGGGCCGGCTACGCCCTCCTCGCAGCCGGAATCACCGTGCTCGCGATCTTCCTCGCCTACGAGCGCCGCCTCACCGAACGCGGAGACGAACCTGTCTTTGACCCGGCTCTGCTGAGAATCCGCGCCTTCGCAGTCGGCCTGAGCGCTTCGGTGCTCTTCTTCGGCGGCATCGGGTCGTACTTCCTCACCCTCTCGATCTACCTCCAGAACGGAACCGGCCGAACCGCATGGGAGACCGGCCTGGTGATCCTCCCGTACGCGCTCGGCTCGATCATCACCTCCGGCCTCGGCGTCGCTCTCGCCGCCAAGGCGGGCAGGACGCTCCTGATCACCGGCTCGCTCACCATCGCGGCATCTCAGCTCGTCCTGTGGTTCATCGTCAAGGATGGCACCGATCCCGGATACTGGCTCCTCGCCCTCGCACTCTTCATCGGTGGCCTCGGGCTCGGTCTCGCCGCACCCATTCTCGTCAACGTCGTCCTCGCAGGCGTCCCCGGACGCAACGCAGGCGCCGCAGGCGGGGTGCTCTCCACCGTCAACCAGATCGGCGGCGCCGTCGGCATCGCCGTTCTCGGCACCTTCTTCTTCACCGCCGTCACCGATTCAGCCACCGGAGCACCGGTGCTGCCCGACTACAGTCACGCGCTCAGCATCGTGCTGATCGTCTCCGCCGCGCTCTACCTGATCACGGCACTCGTGATGCTCGCACTCCCGAAAGCCGCAGTCGAGCACGCCGAGTAG
- a CDS encoding DUF4158 domain-containing protein, whose protein sequence is MFFFLDASDRDVIARSRQDSHRLGVAVQIGTVRYKGLFLEDPLAVPWPVVDHLAEQSGVGDPSQVKR, encoded by the coding sequence ATGTTCTTCTTCCTGGACGCGTCCGACCGGGACGTGATCGCGAGGTCACGCCAGGACTCGCACCGCCTGGGCGTAGCCGTCCAGATCGGGACGGTCCGTTACAAGGGGCTGTTCCTGGAAGATCCTTTGGCGGTGCCGTGGCCGGTGGTGGACCATCTGGCCGAGCAGTCGGGGGTCGGCGATCCCTCGCAGGTGAAGAGGTAG
- a CDS encoding LysR family transcriptional regulator: protein MDLNTVRTFVAAADAGQFQEAAADLAVTQQAVSKRIAALERNLGVRLFARTPRGAELTIDGQAFLPHARELLRVAERAVASVRTGSRPLRVDVIASRSAQSGLMRGFHRAHPEIELDVVMLFDIEAAVAAIRSGAIDVSFRAVGMPGRPLPEDIESVRVLDEAHQLLTGPAHTLASARSVTLAQLAGHRIWMPGIVPGTEWAAYYDDLVAEFGLTIEATGPNFGSDALLDTIADTPALATLMGGQTRLVWPAGHGLRRIPVTDPTPVYPHSLLWHRDNPHPALATLRAHLAATAAGHGAAGTWVPDWAIPR from the coding sequence ATGGACCTCAACACCGTCCGAACCTTCGTCGCCGCCGCCGACGCGGGGCAGTTCCAGGAGGCCGCCGCCGACCTGGCGGTCACCCAGCAGGCCGTCTCCAAGCGCATCGCCGCGCTGGAGCGCAACCTCGGCGTGCGGCTGTTCGCCCGCACCCCGCGCGGCGCCGAGCTCACCATCGACGGGCAGGCGTTCCTGCCCCACGCCCGCGAACTGCTCCGGGTCGCCGAGCGCGCGGTCGCGTCCGTCCGCACCGGCAGCCGTCCGCTGCGCGTCGACGTGATCGCCTCGCGCAGCGCGCAGTCGGGCCTGATGCGCGGCTTCCACCGCGCGCACCCCGAGATCGAGCTCGACGTGGTGATGCTGTTCGACATCGAGGCGGCCGTGGCCGCCATCCGGTCCGGTGCGATCGACGTGTCCTTCCGCGCCGTCGGCATGCCGGGCCGGCCCCTTCCCGAGGACATCGAGTCCGTCCGGGTGCTTGACGAGGCGCACCAGCTCCTCACCGGGCCCGCCCACACGCTGGCGTCCGCCCGGTCGGTGACGCTGGCCCAGCTCGCCGGACACCGGATCTGGATGCCCGGCATCGTCCCCGGTACCGAGTGGGCCGCCTACTACGACGACCTCGTCGCCGAGTTCGGCCTCACCATCGAGGCGACCGGCCCCAACTTCGGCTCCGACGCACTGCTGGACACCATCGCCGACACCCCGGCCCTGGCCACCTTGATGGGCGGGCAGACCCGCCTGGTCTGGCCCGCCGGCCACGGCCTGCGCCGCATCCCGGTGACCGACCCCACGCCCGTCTACCCGCACTCGCTCCTGTGGCACCGCGACAACCCCCACCCCGCGCTGGCCACCCTCCGCGCCCACCTCGCCGCCACAGCGGCCGGCCACGGCGCCGCCGGGACCTGGGTGCCGGACTGGGCAATCCCGCGCTGA
- a CDS encoding MFS transporter — MRSGHRLGRQFGWLWGAYGTSALGTWLAFGAFPLIAIQVLHAGPAEVAALSSVGALAGAAVAVPLGPWVEFRRKRPVLIGMDLVRFAALLTIPAAFALGVLSFVQLLLVSVVVAAADITFRAASGAYLKTLLPAEHLLVANARFESTAWTTTVIGPPLGGAAIGLLGPVATVVADAVSYLLSALGIRAMGGQEPRPERRQAARMRAGDLLDGWRYILADATLRPLFFNTAVFNGLVMATDALLAVLMLGQLGFAPWQYGLAFAAPAIGGLLGSRLARPLVSRFGQHRVLVVAGTLRAIWAVGLVFLGPGTGGLLLVMGVELGLIFCCGVFNPVCATYRLERTATDRVARTLSAWAVTTKASTALLTAVWGVLGSVLGPRTAIGLAGVLLLATPLLLPRRAAATLAETEPVPSRT, encoded by the coding sequence ATGCGAAGCGGGCACCGGTTGGGACGGCAGTTCGGGTGGCTCTGGGGGGCGTACGGGACCAGCGCGCTCGGCACGTGGCTCGCCTTCGGCGCGTTCCCGCTGATCGCCATCCAGGTGCTGCACGCCGGACCGGCTGAGGTCGCGGCGTTGTCCTCGGTGGGGGCTTTGGCGGGCGCGGCCGTGGCGGTGCCGCTCGGCCCGTGGGTGGAGTTCCGCCGCAAGCGACCGGTGCTGATCGGGATGGACCTGGTGCGGTTCGCGGCGCTGCTGACGATCCCCGCCGCGTTCGCACTCGGCGTGCTGTCCTTCGTCCAGCTCCTGCTGGTCTCGGTCGTCGTCGCGGCGGCCGACATCACCTTCCGCGCCGCCTCCGGCGCGTACCTGAAGACGCTGCTGCCGGCCGAGCACCTGCTCGTCGCCAACGCCCGATTCGAGTCCACGGCCTGGACGACCACGGTCATCGGGCCGCCGCTGGGCGGTGCCGCGATCGGGCTCCTCGGTCCGGTGGCGACGGTGGTGGCCGACGCGGTCAGCTACCTGCTCTCGGCCTTGGGCATCCGCGCGATGGGCGGCCAGGAGCCGCGGCCCGAGCGCCGGCAGGCCGCGCGCATGCGGGCCGGGGACCTGCTCGACGGCTGGCGGTACATCCTTGCCGACGCGACGCTGCGTCCGCTGTTCTTCAACACCGCCGTGTTCAACGGTCTGGTGATGGCCACCGACGCGCTGCTGGCCGTCTTGATGCTCGGCCAACTCGGGTTCGCGCCATGGCAGTACGGCCTCGCCTTCGCCGCGCCCGCGATCGGCGGGCTGCTCGGTTCGCGGCTGGCCAGGCCACTCGTCTCCCGGTTCGGGCAGCACCGGGTCCTGGTCGTGGCCGGGACGTTGCGCGCGATCTGGGCCGTCGGGCTGGTCTTCCTGGGACCGGGGACCGGAGGGCTGCTGCTGGTGATGGGCGTCGAGCTCGGGCTGATCTTCTGCTGCGGGGTCTTCAACCCCGTCTGCGCCACCTATCGCCTCGAGCGCACCGCGACCGACCGGGTCGCCCGCACGCTGTCCGCCTGGGCGGTGACGACCAAAGCCTCGACCGCGCTCCTGACGGCCGTCTGGGGCGTGCTGGGCAGCGTGCTCGGCCCGCGCACGGCCATCGGCCTGGCGGGCGTGCTCCTGCTGGCGACTCCCCTGCTGCTCCCCCGACGCGCGGCGGCGACCCTCGCCGAGACGGAGCCGGTACCGAGCCGCACCTGA
- a CDS encoding cysteine hydrolase, producing the protein MIVTPPALDPRTTALLVMDFQQGILASLPGLADVEALLSRVAGAIADLRAHGAAIAYVRVGFTEADWAAIPPANKTFSFIGGHRLMHHEEPDSAFHDQLVPEPGDITVRKTRYGALSTTDLDRQLRDRGITTLVIAGLTTSGVVLSTVTDAADRDYQLYVLSDGVADPDPQAHHTLMTSVFPRLAHIIDTAELRSLLHESHPDRAKTGRA; encoded by the coding sequence ATGATTGTCACGCCCCCGGCGCTGGACCCCCGGACGACCGCACTGCTCGTCATGGATTTCCAGCAGGGAATCCTGGCTTCGCTCCCTGGCCTGGCCGACGTGGAAGCGCTGCTGTCACGGGTGGCTGGCGCCATCGCCGACTTGCGAGCGCATGGTGCTGCCATCGCCTACGTGCGGGTCGGATTCACCGAAGCCGACTGGGCAGCGATCCCGCCGGCCAACAAGACGTTCTCCTTCATCGGCGGGCACCGCCTCATGCACCACGAGGAGCCCGACAGCGCCTTTCACGATCAGCTCGTCCCGGAGCCTGGCGACATCACCGTCCGCAAGACCCGCTACGGCGCGCTGTCCACGACCGACCTGGACCGGCAACTGCGGGATCGCGGAATCACCACCCTGGTCATCGCCGGCCTCACCACCAGCGGCGTCGTCCTGTCCACCGTCACCGACGCCGCCGACCGCGACTACCAGCTCTACGTCCTCTCCGACGGCGTCGCCGACCCGGACCCGCAAGCCCACCACACCCTGATGACCAGCGTTTTCCCGAGACTGGCCCACATCATCGACACCGCCGAACTGCGCTCGCTCCTGCACGAGAGCCATCCCGATCGGGCAAAGACCGGCAGGGCATAA
- a CDS encoding MerR family transcriptional regulator, with translation MRISELATLVGVSTRTVRHYHHLELLPEPERLANGYREYRLRDAVALARVRRLAELGLSLDEIRDVLADAQGRELREMLLELDADLARQQETIGVRRARLAALLAEPDLHPDSTVSPEMAAVLRDLPAEDSKSAEIDRELLALMDTVADPADRAEFIDLFRPLTKPEAVARGHALYARLDELADADPGDSRVSTLAADLAAYVPDEMATAMVANLGSAPDHMRPPGTDSVENAGGGQWLTSMYAEVSAAQAEVFRLLMIMLKERG, from the coding sequence ATGAGGATCAGCGAGCTTGCCACGCTGGTCGGGGTGTCCACCCGGACCGTGCGCCACTACCACCACCTGGAACTTCTCCCCGAGCCCGAACGGCTGGCCAACGGCTACCGGGAGTACCGGCTGCGGGACGCGGTGGCTCTCGCCCGCGTGCGCCGGCTCGCCGAGCTGGGCCTCTCCCTGGACGAGATCCGCGACGTTCTAGCCGACGCCCAGGGCCGGGAGCTGCGGGAAATGCTCCTGGAGCTGGACGCCGACCTGGCCCGGCAGCAGGAGACGATCGGCGTCAGACGGGCCCGGCTGGCCGCGCTGCTGGCGGAGCCGGACTTGCATCCCGACTCGACGGTATCGCCCGAGATGGCGGCGGTGCTGCGCGATCTCCCCGCCGAGGACTCGAAGTCCGCTGAAATCGACCGGGAGCTGCTGGCTCTGATGGACACCGTGGCTGACCCTGCCGACCGGGCCGAATTCATCGATCTGTTCCGCCCGCTCACCAAGCCCGAGGCGGTCGCGCGGGGACACGCCCTCTACGCGCGGTTGGACGAGCTCGCCGACGCCGACCCCGGCGACTCCCGCGTCAGCACGCTCGCCGCCGACCTCGCCGCTTACGTTCCCGACGAGATGGCGACGGCGATGGTCGCGAACCTGGGCTCGGCTCCCGATCACATGCGCCCGCCAGGCACCGACTCGGTGGAGAACGCGGGTGGCGGGCAGTGGCTGACGTCGATGTACGCCGAGGTGTCCGCCGCCCAGGCCGAGGTGTTCCGGCTGCTCATGATCATGTTGAAGGAGCGAGGGTGA